The following are encoded together in the Actinoplanes sp. N902-109 genome:
- a CDS encoding TetR/AcrR family transcriptional regulator produces MPRPAATRPGGRSSRVLAAIHTAVGELVGEGADKISFPVVAERAGVNPTTLYRRWPDVNALLEEVAVAALTRDGEAVPDTGTIEQDLTDWAQLIARDITRPQRIRYLRAMVAARIDLVAHCTVTEKRGEQAAQMVGRARERGEKTPTVPQILDHIIAPLYHHVVFALAVDDEYARRLVRDVLSMAR; encoded by the coding sequence GTGCCCCGCCCAGCAGCGACCCGCCCCGGCGGCCGGAGCAGCCGGGTGCTCGCCGCGATCCACACGGCGGTCGGCGAACTCGTGGGTGAAGGTGCCGACAAGATCAGCTTCCCGGTCGTCGCCGAGCGGGCCGGGGTCAACCCGACGACCTTGTACCGCCGCTGGCCCGACGTGAACGCCCTGCTCGAGGAGGTCGCGGTCGCCGCGCTGACCCGGGACGGCGAGGCGGTGCCCGACACCGGAACGATCGAGCAGGACCTGACGGACTGGGCCCAGCTCATCGCCCGCGACATCACCCGCCCGCAGCGCATCCGCTACCTGCGCGCGATGGTGGCGGCCCGCATCGACCTCGTGGCGCACTGCACGGTCACGGAGAAGCGCGGCGAGCAGGCCGCGCAGATGGTGGGCCGGGCCCGCGAACGCGGCGAGAAGACACCGACCGTCCCGCAGATCCTCGACCACATCATCGCGCCGCTCTACCACCACGTCGTCTTCGCTCTGGCCGTCGACGACGAGTACGCCCGGCGGCTGGTCCGCGACGTGCTGTCGATGGCCCGCTGA